CAGAGGGTTGACCGCGGCGTCCGTCATGGTCTTCCGGTTCTCCCTTGGTGGCGGTTGGAAACGACTGTTTCTACCACACGCCCCTGGTGACTTCAAGGCGCGCTCCGCCGTACACTGCCCCGGTGCGCGAGTCCCGCGTCGCGGTCGTCGACTTCTATGATCGTCACCCCATCAACGAGGCCCAGGTCCTCGAGTCCGCGCATGCTCACGCGCATCGTGTCGGCGATCTGCGCCCGGAAGATCTCTGGCCGTGGGATCAGGATCACTACGGTGGGCTCCGCGCGGTGGAGACGCTCGCGCGCCGCGCCGCCATCCGCCCGGGCATGTCGGTGCTCGACGTGTGTGCGGGCCTCGGCGGGCCCGCGCGCTTCCTCGCCCATCGGATGGGCGTCTCCGTCACCGGGGTGGACCTGACCCACTCCCGCTGCGCGGCGGGCCACCGTCTCACCGTCCTGGTGCGTCTCCATCCGATGGTGCGGCTCATCCGGGCCGACGCCCAGGTCCTGCCGTTCCGGGCCGCCGCGTTCGACGCGGCGGTCAGCCAGGAGGGGCTGCTGCACGTGCCGGACAAGGGCGCGGTGCTGGCGGAGGTCGCGCGCGTGCTGCGCCCGGGCGGGCGCCTCGCCTTCAGTGACTGGGTGGCCCGGCCGCGCCTGGGCGACAACGAGCGCCGGCGGCTCGACGAATGGATGGTCGCGGTGAGCCTGCAGAGCATCGACGCCTACCGGGGACTCCTGGCCGGCGCCGGCTTCGACTCCATCGAGGCGGAGGATCTCTCTCCCGAGTGGATCGAAATCCTGCGCGAGCGCCTTCGGATGTATCGCGCCCTGCGCGAGCAGACCATCGCGCGCCTGGGCGCGGCCCGCTACGACGAGTACAATCAGCTCTACGCGTTCTTCGTGGGCCTGGTGGAAGCGGGCAAGCTCGGAGGCGCGCGGTTCAGCGCAGCAGCCGGTCCAGCGCCTTCCTGAGGTCCTTCGGCTCCTTGACCCGGACGTCGGTCGGCACGATGCTCATCGAGCCGGCGGCGCCGGTGAGCCGGGCTTTCACCCGGTTCGATCCCTGGGTGACGGTCACGTCCATCGCGGTGCGGCCGTCCGTCAGCGCATAGCTGCCGGCCCCGGTGACCCGGATGTCGCGCGCCACGTAGACGAGATCGTCCGTGTGCGCGACGCCGTCGGCGATCGTGTAGCTGGCGGTGATCGAATCGAAGCTCAGGGGCGAGCGCGGACCGGGCCGCGCCGCCTTCGGGTCGAGGGTCGCGGATACCAGATCGGTCAGGGCCAGCGCCTGGCTGAGCGCGCTCGGGAGATCGGGTCCGACCACGCGCCCTGGGCCCACGGACAGGCGCCCCGATCCGCGCATGGTGGGCAACATGCCGGGCAGCTGGAGGCTCGATTGGCCGGTGAGATCGAGCGGCCCGGTCACCGCGTTGCGCTGGCAGAGGTAGTCCACCAGCACCGGCTCGAGCTGCATGCCCTTCACCGTGATGTCGCGCAGCGTGACGACGCGCGGCGGCCCCGGGCCCATCGTCAGCCGGAACGTGACGGTCCCCTTCGCGACCTTGGCCTGCACCAGCTGGCTCTCGAGCCGGGGCGGCGCGTACACGAGCGGCATCCGCACGTCGACGAGCGCCAGCGTGCGGGGTCGGGTATCGCCGCACCGTGGATCGCGCCGCGACAGCGTGAGCCGATCGAAGCCGAGCGCGCCGCTGGCGGTGAGCCGATTCATGGTGCCGGCCAGCTCGAGCCGGCCCCGCAGCGGGCCGGACACGCCGGTGCCCATACCGATGGCCGACGCGGCCGCGCTCACATCGCGGCTCTCCACGTCGATCGTGGCCTTCAGCTGGGCATCGCCCACCGGGCGGCCCGATGCGAGCGTCACCACCGCCTCCGCGATCGTGAGCTTGACGCCGCCCGGCCCCTGGGCCTCTCCCAACGCCCGTAGCCCGCCCGCGCTCTGGGTCACGGTCAGGTTGATGCGATCCACGGTCAGGCGGCGGCCCGGCGTGTCGTAGTCCACCGTCCCGTTCGCGATACGAATGCGCGTGAGCGGCACTGCGGCGGTGGCCGGCGCCGCCGCGCGTCCCTTGCCCACGCGAGGCGGCGCCGCCGGGCCCGGGCCGCCGCTGCCGCCGAGCGTCGCGATGTTGAGGTGGCCCGCCGCGTCCTCGACCACGTGGACGCGCGGCTCCTGCAGGAGGAGATTGGCCAGGTCCACCCGGCCCTGGAACAGCGACCACAGGCGGATCCGCATGCGCCCCTCCGCGACGGTCATGACGGGCGCGGAGCCGAACGCGGGATCTTCGGCTACCTGCAGGCCACGCAGGCGCACCGTCGGCAACGGCAGCGCGGTGATGGAGAGACTGTCGAACTTGACGGGCCGGCCCAGCGCGTGACCGGCCGCTTGCTGGATGTACGCCTGGATGGCGGGCGTGTCGAGCAGCCACGGCAGGGCGAGAATCGAGCCCACCACGATCACCGCCACCGCGAGCAGTCCGATCAGGGCCCACTTCAGCATGATCGGGCGTCAGCCTGAGCGCGGCGCGCGGCCCCCGGACGGGCCGGCCGCGCGCTCACGGCCGAGGCCTCCCCTCATGGAATGAGGAGGATCTTGCCGGTCGTTTTCCGTCCCTCGAGCTGCCGGTGCGCCTCGGCGGCCTGCTCGAGCGGGAACTGGTGATCCACCCGGAGCTTGACCTTGCCTTCGCTGATCCAGCCGAGCAGCTCGTTCGAGCGCTGCATCAGCTCGTCGCGCGTGGCGATGTGGTGATTGAGGCTCGGCCGCGTCACGAACAGCGAGCCCCCCGCGTTGAGCCGCTGCAGGTCCAGTGGCGGCACCGGACCGCTGGCCGCCCCGAACAGGGCCATGAGGCCGCGCGGCCTCAGGCAGTTGAGCCCTTTGTCGAACGTGCTGGCCCCCACGCCGTCGTACACCACGTCGACGCCGCGCCCGCCGGTCAGACGCTTCACCTCGGGCTCGAAGTCCTGCTTCGTGTACAGGATCACGTGATCGGCCCCCGCCGCCCTGGCCAGGGCCGCCTTCTCCTCGGTCGAGACTGTGCCGATCACGGTCGCCCCGCGCATCTTGGCCATCTGGCAGAGCAGCAGGCCCATGCCGCCGGCGGCGGCCTGGACCAGGACGGTCTCGCCCTTCTTGACCGGCCAGGTCGAGGTGACGAGGTAGTGGGCGGTGAGCCCTTGGAGCATGGCCGCCGCGCCGTCCTTGAACGTGAGCTTGCTCGGCAGCGCCACCAGACGGTCCGACGGCACGACGTGCATCTGGCTGTACGAGCCGATGATGCCGGTCCAGGCCACCCGATCGCCCACCTTCACGTCGGAGACCCCGGGCCCCACCGCGGTCACCGTGCCCGCTCCTTCCATGCCGGGCGTCAACGGCAGCGTCGCCTTGTAGGCGCCGGTGCGGAAGTAGACGTCGATGTAGTTCACCCCGCAGGCCTCGAGCTTCACCTGCGCCTGCCCGGCCGCCGGAGTCGGGGCGGGCATCTCCTCCAGCTTCATGCTCTCGGGCCCGCCCGGAGCGTGCACGCGGATCGCCTTCATGGCTTCTCCTCCTTCAGACCTTCGATAGGGTGTGTAGCTCGCTGACCACGTCCTGACGCTCCACGAATCGCGCCAGCTCGTTCATGCGCTCGTCGAAGAACACGAACACCGGGATCGTGCGGTAGAGTCCCCGCTTCAGATACTGGTCCATCACGTCGGGGCTCTTGTCTCGAAGGAAGACCCGTACCTCGACGCCGGGCTCGCCCTCCACCAGCCGGGCCAGCGCCGGGAAGCTGTAGAGCGCGTCCCCGCACCAGTCCTCGGTGACGATCAGGATCCGCAGTCCCGGGCCCAGCCGCCGCAGCGCCTCGCGATCCTCGTCCTCGATCGCGGCCTCGCGCATGACCCGCACGAACCGCTCCTTGTTCACGCGCATCTGGTCGAGGTATTCGGCCACCGTCATGCCCTCCGCGAATCGCGCGGCGGTGATCATCCGATGGCTAGCGCATCGACGCGAGGTCGACGGTGAACTTGGCGACCACCTTGGCCTCCACGTCCCGCACCAGGAGCGTGACGGTCGCTTTGGGATCCACGCCCTCGGCCGAGAACACGTAGACACACCGGGCGGTGAACTGACCGTCGTCGCCGCGGAGCGCGGTCCGCTCGTTCTGGGCGAACGAGGCCTTGAGCTCCTGCTGCCGCGCGAGCAGCGTGGGGGCGTAGTATCGGGCGAAGTCGACGCGTCCTCCGCGGAGGGTCACCCAGAACACGAGCTTGCCTTCCTGGTCCTTCAGGACGGATTCGATGTCGCGAGGCTTCAGCTCCCGGTCCTGGAAGGCGGAGTTGCGCGCGGCCAGGGCCAGTCGATGAAACGGCGTCATGACCATGACCGCTTCGCCCGAGCCCCCGTTCACCCGCCATTCGCCGCCCCACTGATCGTCGATGACGCTGCGTCGTCCCGCACGCACTGCCTCGTCGCGATCCCGGGGCGTGAGGGCGAACAGTGCGGCGTCAACAGGAGCGGTGCACGTGAGCGACAGGGCGGCGGCCATCGCCGAGCACCACCACCGGCATGAGCGAGCCCGCCTCATGTGGAGCGCATTGTAGCACAGCGGTTGCGGCCCTCCGGGACGGGCGGTATCGTCGCATCATGTACCGGTGGCTCGTTCTCGCCGTGCTGCTGAGCGGCTGCGCCTCTGCCTTCCCGAAAGAGGTGATGAGCACGGTCAACACCGCCGTCACCGTCGAGATGCTGCGCCCGGATCCCGTCGCGTTCAAGGGACAGCGGGTGATGGTGGGCGGGGATATCCTCTCCACCCAGCCCCGGACCGATGAGACGGAGATCGAGCTGCTCGCCCGCCGGCTCGGCAGCGACGGCGCCCCGGACCGCGGCGACCAGTCGCCGGGTCGTCTGCTGCTCCGCTCCCCTGCGTTCCTCGATCCGGCGGTCTACGGCCAGGGGCGACGGGTTACCGTGATCGGCACCGTGTCCGGCGTGGAGGAGCGCAAGGTCGGCGACGTCCCCTATCGCTACCCGGTGATCCAGGTGGAGCGGATTCGGCTCTGGCCGAAGGACGTCACCCTGGGGTCCGACTACTATTATCCGTACGGCCCGTGGCCCTATTACGACCCGTACTATTTCTGGCCCCGGCGGGGCTTCTACCCGTACGGCTGGTGGTGGTGACCGCGCGCGCGGGTCGCTACTTGCCGACCATCACCGAGTCGAACGTCGCGGGATCGAGGTAGCGCGCGGCCACTCGCTGCACGTCGGCGGCGGTGACCCGTCCGATGCGCTCCTTGTAGCGATCCGGATAGTCGAGCCCGAGCCCGCCCTCCTCCACCGCGGCCACGAAGCGGGCCACCTTGCCGGACGTGTCCAGCCGCAGCGGAAAGCTGCCGATGAGATACGACTTGGCCGAGTCCAGCTCCGCCGCGGTGACCGGCTCGCGCCCGATGCGGGCCATCTCATCGCGCACCAGCTGGACCGCCTGGGCCACCGCATCGTTG
Above is a window of Candidatus Methylomirabilota bacterium DNA encoding:
- a CDS encoding methyltransferase domain-containing protein, with product MRESRVAVVDFYDRHPINEAQVLESAHAHAHRVGDLRPEDLWPWDQDHYGGLRAVETLARRAAIRPGMSVLDVCAGLGGPARFLAHRMGVSVTGVDLTHSRCAAGHRLTVLVRLHPMVRLIRADAQVLPFRAAAFDAAVSQEGLLHVPDKGAVLAEVARVLRPGGRLAFSDWVARPRLGDNERRRLDEWMVAVSLQSIDAYRGLLAGAGFDSIEAEDLSPEWIEILRERLRMYRALREQTIARLGAARYDEYNQLYAFFVGLVEAGKLGGARFSAAAGPAPS
- a CDS encoding AsmA-like C-terminal region-containing protein, encoding MLKWALIGLLAVAVIVVGSILALPWLLDTPAIQAYIQQAAGHALGRPVKFDSLSITALPLPTVRLRGLQVAEDPAFGSAPVMTVAEGRMRIRLWSLFQGRVDLANLLLQEPRVHVVEDAAGHLNIATLGGSGGPGPAAPPRVGKGRAAAPATAAVPLTRIRIANGTVDYDTPGRRLTVDRINLTVTQSAGGLRALGEAQGPGGVKLTIAEAVVTLASGRPVGDAQLKATIDVESRDVSAAASAIGMGTGVSGPLRGRLELAGTMNRLTASGALGFDRLTLSRRDPRCGDTRPRTLALVDVRMPLVYAPPRLESQLVQAKVAKGTVTFRLTMGPGPPRVVTLRDITVKGMQLEPVLVDYLCQRNAVTGPLDLTGQSSLQLPGMLPTMRGSGRLSVGPGRVVGPDLPSALSQALALTDLVSATLDPKAARPGPRSPLSFDSITASYTIADGVAHTDDLVYVARDIRVTGAGSYALTDGRTAMDVTVTQGSNRVKARLTGAAGSMSIVPTDVRVKEPKDLRKALDRLLR
- a CDS encoding quinone oxidoreductase produces the protein MKAIRVHAPGGPESMKLEEMPAPTPAAGQAQVKLEACGVNYIDVYFRTGAYKATLPLTPGMEGAGTVTAVGPGVSDVKVGDRVAWTGIIGSYSQMHVVPSDRLVALPSKLTFKDGAAAMLQGLTAHYLVTSTWPVKKGETVLVQAAAGGMGLLLCQMAKMRGATVIGTVSTEEKAALARAAGADHVILYTKQDFEPEVKRLTGGRGVDVVYDGVGASTFDKGLNCLRPRGLMALFGAASGPVPPLDLQRLNAGGSLFVTRPSLNHHIATRDELMQRSNELLGWISEGKVKLRVDHQFPLEQAAEAHRQLEGRKTTGKILLIP
- a CDS encoding thioredoxin family protein produces the protein MITAARFAEGMTVAEYLDQMRVNKERFVRVMREAAIEDEDREALRRLGPGLRILIVTEDWCGDALYSFPALARLVEGEPGVEVRVFLRDKSPDVMDQYLKRGLYRTIPVFVFFDERMNELARFVERQDVVSELHTLSKV
- a CDS encoding Slp family lipoprotein → MYRWLVLAVLLSGCASAFPKEVMSTVNTAVTVEMLRPDPVAFKGQRVMVGGDILSTQPRTDETEIELLARRLGSDGAPDRGDQSPGRLLLRSPAFLDPAVYGQGRRVTVIGTVSGVEERKVGDVPYRYPVIQVERIRLWPKDVTLGSDYYYPYGPWPYYDPYYFWPRRGFYPYGWWW